Part of the Haloarcula sp. H-GB4 genome is shown below.
GGGCAACACTCTCGATGAACAGCCCGTCACCGGTGGCGAGCAGGCTGTCGTCGACGAGGTACGAGGTCATCCCGGTCGTGTGGCCGGGCGTCGCGACGGTCTCGATGGTGACGTCGCCAACCTCGAAGGTGTCGCCGTCCTCGGCAGTCGTCAGGTCGTCGGCGTAGGTGACCCCGCGGTCCACGGCGGCTGCGGGGATGACACCCTCAACGCCCGCCGCATCGAGGTTGCGGACCCCCGAAATGTGGTCCGCGTGGATGTGGGTGTCGAGCGCGTATTTCAGGTCGACGCCCAGCTCGTCAGCATCGTCGAAGTATCGGTCGGCAAAGGCGCGCAGCGGGTCGATGATAGCGGCTTCGCCGTCATCGTAGACCAGATAGCCGAGACAGCCAGAGGACGGCCGCTGGTACTGCAACAGCGTGCCGGCACCGTCGTAGTCGCTGACTTCAACGGTCTCGTAGATGCGAGCCCATCCGTTCATGCCGTCTTCGAGGTGGTGGACATCGTAGCCGCGGTCCGCGAGCGTGCCCGCGACGTACTCGCTGGCCCCACCTTTCGCACAGAGCACCGTGACCTCACGGTCGTCCGGAACATCCGCGATGATGTCCGCATCCAGCTCGTCTTCCAAGAAGTGGAAGTACGGGACGTTGATCGATTCGACGTTTTCTCCATCGATGTGCCACTCCTCGTAGTCACCAGACATACGCGCGTCAAGAATCGTGACCGACTCTCCGTCGTCGATGCGCGATTTCAGCGTTTCGGGCGTGACCGATTCGACATCTGCGTCCGGCGTCGGGAAGTCTTCAGCGTTCATGTAGTACACTCCTTGCTACAGGGTTGAGGCATAAAAGAGTTTGTATAGAAATTCCCAAGACACACAATACCATTTCATCAGTATTCCCGTTTCAAATAGAATAATGTCGAATTAGCTGCCCTGAAGTACTCTTAGAGCGTGCTATCCAGCTTCGGTAGTGCTAGGATAGTGCAATAATCGACATTCTTTTAACTATCGGGCCGATATTGTGTAGTAGCTCCAATACAGTAGCTGGAGTCCTTCCAACAATGAGTGAAACATTCGACATCGCGGAGACGCTCGACGTGAAAGGTGCATCGTGCCCAATGCCGGTCGTCAAGACGAAACAGGCGATAGACGACCTCGCAGAGGGGTCAGTACTGGAGGTCCTCGCGACCGACAGCGGCAGTATGAGTGACATCGAGGGCTGGGCCGACGGGACGAATGGCGTGGCACTACTCGAACAGGTCGACGAGGGCGACGTGTACAAACACTACGTCGAGAAGACGGACTAAAATGAGCACGGACACACCATCGGCTGGCGACGGCGATTCGATGACCGAGGCGGAGCTGCAGGCTCGGATCGAAGAGCTCGAAGAGACCGTTGCCGACCTGAAAGCCGACGACGAGCAAAAGAAGATGACCATCGTGGCGACGCAAGGCTCGTTTGACATGGCGTATCCGCCGCTCATTCTCGCCAGCACCGCGGCCGCGTTCGGCTGGGACGTTGTCGTATTCCACACGTTCTGGGGACTGGACATCCTCCACGAGGAGAAGTCCGAGAACCTCCAGTTGTCGGCCGTCGGCAACCCGAACATGCCGATGCCGAACGCGCTCGCGGCGCTGCCTGGGATGGACCGGATGGCGACGCGGATGATGGAAAAGCGCATCGACGACAACGGGACGGCGACGATCGACGAACTCATCGAGCTGTCGCTGGACCAGGGCGTCGAACTGCAGGCCTGTCAGATGACCATCGAACTGATGGACTACGACGAGGACGACTTCTACGACGACGTCACTGTCGGCGTCGGCGCGGCTACCGCGCTCCAGCACATGGCCGAGTCCGACATCCAACTGCTCGTCTGAGCGAGGACAGCCACTGAGCGGCTTTTCGCGAAACCCCAGACATGAACCAGACAATCGCAATCGTCGATGCGTCAGTCGGTGAGACGCCCGCCGAACGAAACCTGACCCGGTCGCTTGACGCCGAGACAACGGTGTACAAAGTCAGCGACGGGCGTCTCCCACCGGTGCCCGCGGGCGGCGACTGGCGGTACGACGGCGTGGTTATCAGCGGATCACAGACCTCAGTGTACGACGACCGCGACTGGATTCATGACCTCACGTCGTGGGTCCGAGATGTCCACCGGGCAGACGTACCGACCTTGGGGATCTGCTGGGGCCACCAGTTCCTCGCACAGTCTCTCGGTGGGCGCGTGGTCGACATGAACGAATACGAACTCGGGTACCGAACAGTTCACCGGCGAGGCGAAGACCCGCTGTTTGCCGACATGTCGTCGTCGTTCACCGCGTTCCAGACACACTCCGACCGCGTCGCCGAGCTGCCCGCAGACGCGGTGGAACTGGCACGAAACGAGTACGGCATACAGGCGTTCCGACTTGGAACACGCTACGGCGTCCAGTTCCACCCCGAGTACGACCGCGAGACAGCCGAGTGGGTCATCGGCAACAAGGACCTCACCGACGAACGGCGGGAGGCAGTAACGGCAACGATCACCGATGAGTCGGTCGCGGCCGCCCAAGAGGCGACGACGGTGTTCAAGAACTTCGTCAGACTGGTCGCCACCCACCAGCGGCGACCGGGTCGGTTCGACTGATTTGGTACTTCAGAATTCTACCGTCAGTGTGGTTGCAAGCCGGTCGACTTATCGCTCGGTATTGATCGCCTGTATCGAAGCCCGCACCGCTGACGGTTCGGGCAGCAAACAGATGCCGATACCCGCATCTCCCAGTCGCTGTTCGGCCCACCGAATTCTTGCCATCCTCTCCACTCTGAAGGGCGTAACTTTCGCCCCGAACTTTCCCTAAACTGGTGCGCGATCACCGAGGGTTTTTGAGCATAGACAAATTGCTTTCCCACAGTCTTGGAATATCCATACATTACTAAATGCATAGCTTGCCTACGAACAGACGAGAAGGTATGACCACCAATCAAAGTCACACTGAGGCTGACACGACCGTGGACGCTCGGGGCGCGACCTGTCCGGGTCCGCTGATGGACCTCATCTCGGAGGTTCGGGCCGTCGACACTGGCACCGTTATTGCCCTGTTGAGCGACGCCGAGAAGTCGCCGACAGAGGTGCGGGAATGGGCCGACGAGTCTGGCAACGAAGTCCTTGACATCGCCGATGAAGGCGACCACTACAGGATTCACGTGAAGAAACTATGACCGAACACATCGCAATCGTCGGTGGCGGCACTGGTGGGACTGTACTGGCGAACACCCTCGCGGAGAAACTCGACGCGGAGCTAGCCGCCGGCGAGGTCGAAATCACGCTGTTCAACGACAGCGAGGACCACGTCTACAAGCCGGTGTGGCTCTACGTCGCTTTCGGACAGCGCGAACCCGCAGATGGCCGGCGGCCCCTTGGGGAGGTCGTCGACGACCGCGTCACCATCCAGCATGACTACGTCGCTAACGTCGACCACGAGCGCAAGGAACTCGAACTTGTCGACGCCGTCAACTCCGCGCCGTACGACAAACTCGTCGTCGCAACGGGGGCACAGCTCGAACCGGAACGAGTCCCCGGCCTCGCCGAGGGCGGGCACCACTTCTATGGCGAAGACGGTTCCCAAGCCCTCCGTGACGAACTCTTGAAAATGGACAGCGGCCACATCGTCCTGAGCGTCGTCGGGACGCCACATATGTGTCCGGCCGCACCGCTCGAGTTCACGTTTATGATCGACGACTGGCTTCGAGAACGCGGCCGTCGGGACGCGTTCGACATCACATACACCTATCCCATCATGCGGGTCCACGGGAACGAACACATCGCGGAGTGGGCCGACCCGCGACTCCGGGAGCGCGACATCAGCATCGAGACGATGTTCAACGCCGAGGCGGTCGACCCCGAGACGGAGACGATCACGTCGATGGAAGGGACAGAGCTGGACTACGACCTCCTCGTCGCTATCCCGCCACACACTGGCAGTGACTTCGTCGAATCGGCCGGGCTCGGCGATGGGGGATGGGTGGACGTCGACAAGCACACGCTCGAAGCGACCGGCTTCGACGACGTGTACGCCATCGGCGATGCCGCTCAGACCAGAGTCCCAAAGGCCGGGAGCGCGGCGCACTATCAGGCCCACGTCGTCGCTCAGCGACTCGCGAGTGAGGTCCGCGGCCAGCCAGCGACAGCCGTCTACGGCGGCAAGACCGTTTGCTTCATCGAGACCGGGATGGACGACGCAACGTTCGTTGAGTTCGACTACGAGCGCCCGCCGGAGCCGAGTGAGCCGAGTCAGGCCATGCACTGGTCGAAGCTCGCGTACAACGAGTCCTACTGGCTCACAGCGCGGGGGCTTCTCTGAGGTGATCATCAATGAGTGACCAACAACCATCGGCCGACGATCTGACAGAGGAACTGACCACCGCCATCGAGGAGAATCCCGAGGCTTTCACCACGTTCGTCCGCAATCTCGATACGGTCAACGAACTGGTCGAAGTAGCCGAACTCGGGACCGCCGCGATGGACGACGAGATGGTCACCTCCCTCGCTGGGACCGGGGCCTCGCTCGGCGAACTCGCGGATACGGCCGCCAGCGATGACACCCGGGGCGCGCTACAGACCGTCCTTGACGCACTCGGCGACGCGAACTCCAGCGGGCCAGTCGATCTACACGACCTCTGGAACGGGATTCGAAGCGGCGAGATTCTCACCGGCATCCAATACGTGCTCGCGATTGTCCGGTCTCTCGGTCGTACGGTCCAAAACCAGTGAAATCAGATTTTTCTCGGTACTCGCGCGGGCAAGAGGAAAGAACCAGCTGATAGATAGGCTGACCACTATCTACATCCAGAAGAATCAGTTGCTGCCGGTGTGAAACCAATTAGGTCCCGACTGTTCACCGGGTATCGACAGAACAGGTGTCGACGCCTAGGAGTCCGTACAGCCCGCAGAATCCAGTGAATCCGGTGACGAGTAGCAACACC
Proteins encoded:
- a CDS encoding type 1 glutamine amidotransferase, giving the protein MNQTIAIVDASVGETPAERNLTRSLDAETTVYKVSDGRLPPVPAGGDWRYDGVVISGSQTSVYDDRDWIHDLTSWVRDVHRADVPTLGICWGHQFLAQSLGGRVVDMNEYELGYRTVHRRGEDPLFADMSSSFTAFQTHSDRVAELPADAVELARNEYGIQAFRLGTRYGVQFHPEYDRETAEWVIGNKDLTDERREAVTATITDESVAAAQEATTVFKNFVRLVATHQRRPGRFD
- a CDS encoding DsrE/DsrF/DrsH-like family protein, with the translated sequence MSTDTPSAGDGDSMTEAELQARIEELEETVADLKADDEQKKMTIVATQGSFDMAYPPLILASTAAAFGWDVVVFHTFWGLDILHEEKSENLQLSAVGNPNMPMPNALAALPGMDRMATRMMEKRIDDNGTATIDELIELSLDQGVELQACQMTIELMDYDEDDFYDDVTVGVGAATALQHMAESDIQLLV
- a CDS encoding sulfurtransferase TusA family protein, producing MSETFDIAETLDVKGASCPMPVVKTKQAIDDLAEGSVLEVLATDSGSMSDIEGWADGTNGVALLEQVDEGDVYKHYVEKTD
- a CDS encoding sulfurtransferase TusA family protein, with product MTTNQSHTEADTTVDARGATCPGPLMDLISEVRAVDTGTVIALLSDAEKSPTEVREWADESGNEVLDIADEGDHYRIHVKKL
- a CDS encoding NAD(P)/FAD-dependent oxidoreductase, giving the protein MTEHIAIVGGGTGGTVLANTLAEKLDAELAAGEVEITLFNDSEDHVYKPVWLYVAFGQREPADGRRPLGEVVDDRVTIQHDYVANVDHERKELELVDAVNSAPYDKLVVATGAQLEPERVPGLAEGGHHFYGEDGSQALRDELLKMDSGHIVLSVVGTPHMCPAAPLEFTFMIDDWLRERGRRDAFDITYTYPIMRVHGNEHIAEWADPRLRERDISIETMFNAEAVDPETETITSMEGTELDYDLLVAIPPHTGSDFVESAGLGDGGWVDVDKHTLEATGFDDVYAIGDAAQTRVPKAGSAAHYQAHVVAQRLASEVRGQPATAVYGGKTVCFIETGMDDATFVEFDYERPPEPSEPSQAMHWSKLAYNESYWLTARGLL
- a CDS encoding MBL fold metallo-hydrolase, which encodes MNAEDFPTPDADVESVTPETLKSRIDDGESVTILDARMSGDYEEWHIDGENVESINVPYFHFLEDELDADIIADVPDDREVTVLCAKGGASEYVAGTLADRGYDVHHLEDGMNGWARIYETVEVSDYDGAGTLLQYQRPSSGCLGYLVYDDGEAAIIDPLRAFADRYFDDADELGVDLKYALDTHIHADHISGVRNLDAAGVEGVIPAAAVDRGVTYADDLTTAEDGDTFEVGDVTIETVATPGHTTGMTSYLVDDSLLATGDGLFIESVARPDLEEGDEGAPDAARMLYESLQERVLTLPDDTLVGGAHFSDAAEPANDGTYTAPIGHLVEEMDALSMDEDDFVETILADMPPRPANYEDIIATNLGQNTVDDEEAFTLELGPNNCAASQESLAGD